In Anaerostipes hadrus ATCC 29173 = JCM 17467, a single genomic region encodes these proteins:
- the dnaA gene encoding chromosomal replication initiator protein DnaA, with the protein MKNEIEKIWDDVLVKLEQEHDVSSAAINAWIKPLHIKDVQSNKIILSLDAKYDERGIQFIKKKMYDFYISLAISDLTGKKYDIEFELEKEGEKPQETPAAAPEHDNNNLNPRYTFDTFVIGDNNRMAHAASIAVAEAPAEAYNPLFLYGGAGLGKTHLMHSIAHYIIEHNSSLNVLYVTSEDFTNEVINSIQHKKQEELRSKYRNIDVLLVDDIQFVIGKESTQQEFFHTFNALYNSKKQIILSSDKPPKELDVLEERLRSRFSWGLPVDIQPPNYETKVAILRKRAELDNIYIDDEIFDYIATHIKSNIRDLEGALNKIKVYSKLNKKPIDLELSKIALQDLIDNKTKQAITPELIMQTVAEHFNIQTSDIISKKRSHDIAYPRQICMYLCKKMTDQSLVKIGEIIGKRDHSTVIHGIEKIEKDLDKDPELSKVIDVITKKMD; encoded by the coding sequence ATGAAAAACGAAATTGAAAAAATTTGGGATGATGTATTAGTCAAGCTTGAGCAAGAGCATGACGTCTCCAGTGCTGCGATCAATGCCTGGATTAAGCCATTACATATCAAAGATGTCCAGTCAAATAAGATCATTCTGTCTCTGGATGCAAAATACGATGAGCGGGGTATTCAGTTTATCAAGAAAAAAATGTACGATTTTTATATTTCCCTTGCTATTTCTGATCTGACAGGAAAGAAATACGATATCGAGTTCGAACTTGAAAAAGAAGGAGAAAAACCACAAGAAACTCCTGCTGCTGCACCTGAACATGATAATAATAACTTAAATCCCCGCTATACTTTTGATACATTCGTAATCGGCGACAATAACCGCATGGCACATGCCGCAAGTATTGCTGTTGCGGAAGCTCCAGCGGAAGCCTATAATCCGCTGTTTTTATATGGAGGTGCTGGTCTTGGAAAAACTCATTTAATGCACTCCATTGCACATTACATTATTGAACACAACAGTTCTTTAAATGTTTTGTATGTAACAAGTGAAGACTTTACAAACGAAGTCATCAATTCAATTCAACATAAAAAACAAGAAGAATTGCGCAGCAAATACCGCAATATCGATGTTTTATTGGTCGATGATATTCAGTTTGTTATTGGTAAAGAAAGTACTCAGCAGGAATTTTTCCATACTTTTAATGCACTTTATAACTCTAAAAAACAGATCATTCTTTCTTCTGATAAACCTCCAAAAGAACTGGATGTTTTAGAAGAGAGACTTCGAAGCCGTTTCAGCTGGGGACTACCAGTTGATATTCAGCCTCCAAACTATGAAACAAAGGTTGCGATCCTTAGAAAACGTGCGGAATTAGACAATATTTATATTGATGATGAGATTTTTGACTATATTGCTACCCATATTAAGTCTAATATCCGTGATCTGGAAGGTGCCTTAAACAAGATCAAAGTTTATTCTAAATTAAATAAGAAACCGATCGACCTTGAATTATCAAAAATCGCCCTTCAGGATCTGATCGACAACAAGACAAAACAAGCTATTACACCTGAATTGATCATGCAAACAGTTGCAGAACATTTTAATATTCAGACAAGTGATATCATTTCCAAAAAAAGAAGTCATGATATCGCCTATCCACGCCAGATTTGTATGTATTTATGCAAGAAAATGACGGATCAGTCTCTTGTTAAGATTGGTGAGATCATTGGAAAACGTGATCATTCTACTGTCATTCATGGCATTGAAAAAATTGAAAAAGACTTAGACAAAGACCCTGAATTAAGCAAGGTTATTGATGTTATTACCAAAAAAATGGATTAA
- the dnaN gene encoding DNA polymerase III subunit beta codes for MKIICTKSDLVHAVSIVSKAVSNNTTLPILKCILIEASTGNIKLTANDMELGIETTIDGQIHQPGKIAIEAKLFSEIVRKLPDNDITIETDDQYKATITCEKACFQIMGQEGEEFPSLPEIEKNQNITLSQFSLKEVIRQTIFSISDNENTKLMTGELFEVKDDQLSVVSLDGHRISIRHIELKDHYDPFKVVVPGKTLQEIVKIISGEMDENVSIYVTSKHILFEFDNTRVVSRLLEGEYYKISQMLSSDYETKITINKKEFLNCIDRASLLIRESDKKPIIIDIADHSLKLNINSFFGSMEEEILIQKEGRDLLIGFNPKFLMDVLRVIDDEEINIYLVNPKAPCYIKDDAGTYNYLILPVNFNH; via the coding sequence ATGAAAATCATATGTACAAAATCTGATTTAGTGCATGCTGTTTCTATTGTTTCCAAAGCAGTATCAAACAACACCACGCTTCCCATCTTAAAATGTATTTTAATTGAAGCTAGTACAGGAAATATTAAATTAACAGCGAATGATATGGAACTTGGAATTGAAACTACCATTGATGGACAGATTCATCAGCCTGGTAAAATTGCAATTGAAGCAAAACTTTTTTCTGAAATCGTTAGAAAATTACCGGATAATGACATAACAATAGAAACAGATGATCAGTACAAAGCAACGATCACTTGTGAAAAAGCATGTTTTCAGATTATGGGACAAGAAGGTGAAGAATTTCCTTCTTTACCAGAGATTGAAAAAAATCAAAATATCACTTTATCCCAGTTTTCTTTAAAAGAAGTGATTCGTCAAACAATTTTTTCGATTTCGGATAATGAAAATACGAAATTAATGACGGGTGAATTATTTGAAGTAAAAGATGACCAATTAAGTGTTGTATCTTTAGATGGACATCGAATTTCCATCAGACATATTGAATTAAAAGATCATTATGATCCGTTTAAAGTTGTCGTTCCTGGGAAAACTTTACAAGAAATTGTGAAGATCATTTCTGGAGAAATGGATGAAAATGTTTCAATTTATGTAACTTCAAAACATATTTTATTTGAATTTGATAATACAAGAGTTGTTTCAAGATTGCTGGAAGGGGAATATTATAAGATAAGCCAGATGTTATCTAGTGATTATGAAACAAAGATTACAATTAACAAAAAAGAATTTTTAAATTGTATCGACAGAGCGAGTCTTTTGATTCGTGAATCTGATAAAAAACCAATTATTATCGATATTGCTGACCATTCATTAAAATTAAATATTAATTCTTTCTTTGGATCTATGGAAGAAGAAATTCTGATCCAAAAAGAAGGAAGAGATCTGTTAATTGGCTTTAATCCAAAGTTTTTGATGGATGTTCTTCGAGTGATCGATGATGAAGAAATCAATATTTATCTGGTAAATCCGAAAGCACCTTGTTATATCAAAGATGATGCGGGAACATACAATTATCTGATTCTTCCGGTTAATTTTAATCATTAA